One Malania oleifera isolate guangnan ecotype guangnan chromosome 9, ASM2987363v1, whole genome shotgun sequence DNA segment encodes these proteins:
- the LOC131164465 gene encoding G-type lectin S-receptor-like serine/threonine-protein kinase At2g19130, whose amino-acid sequence MAIRNFSWPILFVLFLCLCAKTKSSNITDTISIGNSLSGDQIIVSAHGEFELGFFKPGNSSYYYIGIWFKQVSVQTVVWVANRDKPLSDKYKSELKITNGNLVLFDESHIPVWSTNVKPTSSDSTKAVLFDTGNLELRDGVHSSETMWRSFDHPTDKMLPGMKIGLDKRTKKMRRLTSWRSPDDPATGIFSVGLDPAVTSQYIITWNRSVKYWASGKWDGHKYTSTPEMNTNYVFTDIIFGYNHIDNENETYFTFWCYSNKSSTKLKAMFAMDVYGFVQKLIWVDSYQQWYMFWSRPTQQCEVYGLCGPFGTCNQKTEDFCNCLPGFTPSSQKDWELKVWSDGCQRKANLQFSNDTSNGGKDWFLPMPNMRLPANPQLLRVSSVGECQWACLNNNSCTAYAFDTDGCSTWMGNLLNLQQQSEDDATTVGQTLHIRLAASEFSSKHRKETVIKIVVGSFAGAVALLGLLLVAVLKWRSFGRTRKVVDGLLVHFQYRDLQNATKKFSEKLGGGGFGSVFKGILPDSTVIAVKKLESISQGEKQFRSEVSTIGTTQHVNLVRLRGFCSEGSKRLLVYDYMPNHSLASHLFHEKHSQVLTWEKRYQILLGTARGLAYLHEKCRDCIIHCDIKPENILLDAEFCAKIADFGLAKLLGREFSRVLTTMRGTRGYLAPEWISGVPISAKADVFSYGMMLFELISGRRNFMQSEDSTVEFFPSCAAKQITDGGDVLCLLDHRLEGTADADQLSRVCRVACWCIQDDETHRPSMGRVVQILEGILDVSLPPLPRCVQAFTEKKESIYFYAELSSSQRSQARRNASTAEIGNHVVNTSELGLEEGN is encoded by the coding sequence ATGGCTATCAGAAACTTTTCATGGCCAATTTTGTTTGTTCTCTTTCTATGCTTATGTGCCAAAACCAAATCTTCCAATATAACAGATACCATCTCTATTGGAAACTCTCTCTCTGGGGACCAGATCATTGTCTCTGCACATGGAGAGTTTGAGCTTGGTTTCTTCAAACCTGGTAACTCTTCTTACTACTACATAGGCATCTGGTTCAAGCAGGTTTCTGTCCAAACAGTAGTCTGGGTGGCAAACAGGGATAAACCTCTCTCTGATAAATACAAATCAGAACTCAAGATCACAAATGGTAATTTGGTTCTTTTTGATGAGTCTCACATCCCAGTATGGTCTACAAATGTCAAACCCACCAGTTCAGATTCTACAAAAGCAGTTCTTTTTGACACGGGAAATCTTGAACTGAGAGACGGGGTTCACTCATCTGAAACAATGTGGCGAAGTTTTGATCATCCAACAGATAAAATGCTTCCGGGCATGAAGATCGGATTGGACAAGCGTACCAAAAAGATGAGGCGTCTTACTTCATGGAGAAGTCCAGATGATCCAGCCACTGGAATCTTCTCCGTAGGACTCGACCCAGCAGTGACTAGTCAGTACATCATAACGTGGAATAGGTCAGTGAAGTATTGGGCTAGTGGAAAGTGGGATGGTCATAAGTATACATCTACTCCTGAAATGAACACAAACTATGTGTTCACTGATATAATATTTGGTTACAACCATATTGATAATGAAAATGAGACCTATTTCACATTTTGGTGTTACAGTAACAAGAGCTCCACAAAACTAAAAGCTATGTTTGCAATGGATGTGTATGGATTTGTTCAGAAGTTGATCTGGGTGGACTCTTACCAGCAGTGGTATATGTTTTGGTCCCGACCCACACAACAGTGTGAGGTATATGGCCTCTGCGGGCCTTTCGGGACTTGCaatcagaagactgaagatttttGCAACTGTTTGCCAGGTTTCACGCCAAGCTCTCAAAAAGATTGGGAACTGAAAGTTTGGTCTGATGGCTGCCAAAGAAAAGCTAATTTGCAGTTCAGCAACGACACTTCTAATGGAGGGAAGGATTGGTTTTTACCGATGCCTAACATGAGATTGCCTGCGAATCCGCAATTATTGCGGGTTAGTAGCGTCGGGGAATGCCAATGGGCATGCTTAAACAACAACTCATGCACTGCTTATGCTTTTGACACAGACGGATGTTCGACTTGGATGGGAAATCTCTTAAACCTACAGCAACAATCAGAAGATGATGCAACCACTGTTGGACAAACGCTCCACATCAGACTTGCTGCTTCCGAGTTCTCCAGTAAGCATCGCAAGGAAACAGTAATTAAAATTGTAGTAGGCTCATTTGCTGGAGCAGTAGCCCTCTTGGGCCTTCTTTTGGTTGCAGTGTTGAAATGGAGGAGCTTCGGCAGAACAAGAAAGGTAGTGGATGGTTTGTTGGTGCATTTTCAGTATAGAGATTTACAGAATGCAACaaaaaaattttcagaaaaattggGGGGAGGAGGTTTTGGTTCTGTTTTCAAGGGGATATTACCAGATTCAACAGTCATAGCTGTGAAGAAGCTAGAAAGCATCAGCCAAGGGGAGAAGCAATTCCGATCAGAAGTCAGTACGATCGGAACAACCCAACATGTTAATCTTGTTCGGCTTCGTGGGTTTTGCTCTGAAGGTTCCAAAAGACTGTTGGTCTACGATTACATGCCAAACCATTCTTTAGCATCCCATCTTTTTCATGAAAAGCATTCGCAGGTTTTAACATGGGAGAAAAGGTACCAAATTCTGTTGGGAACAGCTAGAGGATTGGCCTATCTTCATGAGAAGTGTAGAGACTGTATTATACACTGTGACATAAAGCCGGAAAACATTCTTTTAGATGCTGAATTCTGCGCAAAAATAGCAGATTTTGGCCTAGCGAAGCTTCTGGGGAGGGAGTTCAGCCGTGTCCTGACAACCATGAGAGGTACTAGAGGCTACCTTGCGCCAGAGTGGATTTCTGGAGTACCCATATCTGCCAAAGCTGATGTCTTTAGCTACGGTATGATGCTCTTTGAATTGATATCAGGAAGGAGAAACTTTATGCAATCTGAAGATTCGACAGTTGAATTCTTCCCAAGTTGCGCTGCAAAACAAATCACTGATGGTGGTGATGTGCTTTGCTTGTTAGACCATAGGCTTGAGGGAACAGCTGATGCAGATCAGCTGTCCAGAGTTTGTAGAGTTGCATGTTGGTGCATCCAAGATGATGAAACTCACAGGCCTTCAATGGGTCGGGTAGTTCAGATCCTTGAGGGCATTTTGGATGTGAGCCTTCCTCCACTGCCAAGATGTGTCCAAGCATTTACTGAAAAGAAAGAAAGCATATATTTCTATGCTGAGTTATCCTCGAGCCAAAGATCTCAAGCACGCAGAAATGCATCAACAGCTGAGATAGGGAATCATGTTGTGAACACGTCCGAGCTGGGACTTGAAGAAGGCAATTGA